A genomic region of Rhodococcus pyridinivorans contains the following coding sequences:
- a CDS encoding glycosyltransferase: protein MSRPLRLMYVVPDLGVGGAERHVTTLLPRLDPQRFTSCAVCIGEPGALFSDLVDSSIPATALRRTKRQMVRSLVDLVREMRRFRPDIVITRGYNAETLGRAAAFLARVPHVVVWVHHCGDPEPRGPLRRLIDRCLDPITDSYFGVAEAQRAFMTDDLGYPPEKITVVHNGVDPSLYDTTDDRSVLPELGVPADAPTVGIVAALRPEKDHACFLRAARRVADVRPDTRFLVIGDGPCREDLEVIADAAGLRANVVFTGARGDIPRILRALDLVVLSSYSIECFPMALLEAMASGRPAVCTAVGGVPEMLVDGVTGRLVPARDERALADGMLELFDDPELARKMGRAARERVESEFTLHRSVEGAQTALVEAARSAGIVRPARSGIVRPARSRIVRPARPTERADRTDPVRLTLVLDQTFVGGVEVLMLEVFRHLDPSVVRPRLVCLREAGPLAEEYRRAGFEVEVVPRSGRYDPRRLTRLVRMLRTDRTDAVLVTHHHHAALALGRLAARLAGTPTNLVAAHDMDLTSIGKRCLPRWVVSTLFLSDALVLLGPRQGDYLRREEGVARRPWSRTREVVITNGIDIGEPPTEEDRDRARATLGLSPDAFAVGIVARLSRQKAHQVLFEAVRLAAHARPELQLLVIGGGERESELRSLADDLGISGRTVFTGVRRDVRALLPGLDVSALSSVHEGAPITVIEAMAAGLPVVATECGCLPDMVTDGTDGFLVPVGDAAALAERLCVLAADRSLARRLGANGRERAEREYRITRTARSFEALLDELTARSS from the coding sequence ATGTCCCGTCCGCTGCGACTGATGTACGTCGTGCCGGATCTCGGTGTGGGCGGCGCCGAACGGCACGTCACCACCCTGCTCCCCCGACTCGACCCCCAGCGCTTCACCTCGTGTGCCGTCTGCATCGGAGAACCCGGCGCGCTGTTCTCCGACCTGGTGGACTCGTCGATTCCCGCAACGGCGCTGCGCAGGACAAAACGACAGATGGTGCGTTCCCTCGTCGATCTGGTGCGGGAGATGCGCCGGTTCCGTCCCGACATCGTGATCACGCGGGGATACAACGCCGAGACGCTGGGACGGGCTGCGGCCTTCCTCGCCCGGGTTCCGCACGTCGTGGTGTGGGTTCACCACTGCGGTGATCCCGAACCTCGCGGCCCGCTCCGGCGACTGATCGACCGGTGCCTCGATCCGATCACCGATTCCTATTTCGGTGTGGCCGAAGCCCAGCGCGCATTCATGACCGACGATCTCGGCTACCCACCCGAGAAGATCACCGTCGTGCACAACGGGGTCGATCCGTCACTGTACGACACCACCGACGATCGCAGCGTGCTGCCCGAACTCGGCGTGCCCGCGGATGCTCCCACCGTCGGGATCGTGGCGGCACTGCGTCCGGAAAAGGACCACGCCTGTTTCCTCCGCGCCGCACGGCGGGTCGCCGACGTGCGGCCCGACACCCGTTTCCTTGTCATCGGCGACGGGCCGTGCCGCGAGGACCTCGAAGTGATCGCCGACGCCGCCGGTCTGCGCGCGAACGTCGTCTTCACCGGTGCACGCGGCGACATTCCCCGCATCCTCCGCGCCCTGGATCTCGTCGTCCTGTCGTCGTACAGCATCGAGTGCTTCCCCATGGCTCTGCTCGAAGCCATGGCATCCGGCCGTCCCGCGGTGTGCACGGCCGTCGGCGGTGTCCCCGAGATGCTGGTCGACGGGGTCACCGGCCGACTCGTCCCTGCCCGCGACGAACGAGCACTCGCCGACGGGATGCTCGAACTGTTCGACGATCCCGAACTCGCCCGCAAGATGGGGCGGGCCGCGCGGGAACGCGTGGAATCGGAGTTCACACTCCACCGAAGTGTCGAGGGCGCCCAGACCGCCCTCGTGGAAGCCGCACGGTCCGCCGGAATCGTGCGACCCGCACGGTCCGGAATCGTGCGACCCGCACGGTCCAGAATCGTGCGACCCGCACGGCCGACGGAGCGAGCCGATCGGACGGATCCCGTCCGCCTCACGCTCGTGCTGGACCAGACGTTCGTCGGGGGCGTCGAGGTCCTCATGCTCGAGGTGTTCCGGCACCTCGATCCGTCGGTCGTGCGCCCCCGTCTGGTGTGCCTGCGCGAAGCCGGCCCGCTCGCCGAGGAATATCGGCGCGCGGGATTCGAGGTGGAGGTCGTCCCCCGATCCGGCCGCTACGATCCGCGCCGGTTGACACGGCTCGTGCGGATGCTGCGTACCGACCGCACCGACGCCGTGCTCGTGACACACCACCACCATGCCGCCCTGGCACTCGGTAGACTGGCGGCGCGACTGGCCGGGACACCCACGAATCTCGTTGCCGCACATGACATGGATCTGACGAGCATCGGCAAGCGGTGTCTTCCCCGGTGGGTGGTGTCCACCCTCTTCCTCTCCGATGCCCTCGTGCTGCTGGGACCGCGCCAGGGCGACTATCTGCGCCGCGAGGAGGGGGTCGCCCGCCGGCCGTGGTCCCGCACGCGAGAAGTGGTCATCACCAACGGGATCGACATCGGTGAGCCACCCACCGAGGAGGACCGCGACCGAGCCCGCGCAACGCTCGGGCTGTCCCCCGACGCGTTCGCCGTCGGTATCGTCGCGCGGTTGAGCCGTCAGAAGGCACACCAGGTGCTGTTCGAAGCGGTGCGGCTCGCCGCACACGCCCGTCCCGAGCTGCAACTGCTGGTCATCGGTGGGGGCGAGAGGGAATCCGAACTGCGTTCGCTCGCCGATGATCTCGGTATCTCCGGCCGGACCGTGTTCACAGGTGTGCGCCGCGACGTCCGGGCACTGCTGCCGGGACTGGACGTGTCTGCGCTGTCGTCCGTCCACGAAGGTGCACCCATCACCGTCATCGAAGCCATGGCCGCCGGGCTTCCGGTCGTGGCCACCGAATGCGGTTGCCTGCCCGACATGGTCACCGACGGGACCGACGGCTTCCTCGTCCCGGTCGGAGACGCCGCAGCACTCGCGGAACGACTGTGCGTGCTGGCCGCCGACCGGTCACTCGCCCGCCGCCTCGGCGCGAACGGCCGCGAACGCGCGGAACGCGAGTACCGGATCACCCGGACCGCACGGTCGTTCGAGGCCCTGCTCGACGAACTGACGGCCCGGTCGAGCTGA
- a CDS encoding putative glycoside hydrolase, translating to MSRILLVVLVTTSSLSCAAPTARETTADAASTAMSLPGMPATGEPTFPRTATYYLDQDRLPPMDELARYDLVVLDHEWAHRVPESYFDGLRSRNPRVRLLAYMNLVDLPGALGSPGYWADRYALWQFDDPNSSAFPEEWLATTASGEPVSEWPRTTMANLTDVAPRVDGRIYAEYAAEWVADQVWSTGIWDGVLLDVWGDRIYSADADAWDIDGDGVDEPDSQIYGTDGPWARGLTVAERIMRERMPDAIIVANGDRSPVDGLLDGRAWESFADPMVERDPGMDLDRYLETSAGGGHRSPGVWMTIDRLGTGRSVADTYRRARFFLTATLLGDGYWAPMLLHYGSTAYYDEMDGAGLGPGYLGLPVSEVGLQGDAGRTVLRRDFENGIVLVNSGDNAEHVYLERPYRHLQGTQDPSVNDGSVTDEVVLEPLDGLILLRTD from the coding sequence GTGTCCCGCATCCTGCTCGTCGTGCTGGTGACGACGTCGTCGCTGTCCTGCGCGGCGCCCACCGCGCGCGAGACCACCGCGGATGCGGCGTCGACAGCGATGTCCCTGCCGGGTATGCCCGCGACCGGTGAACCGACCTTCCCGAGAACCGCCACCTACTATCTCGACCAGGATCGCCTCCCTCCGATGGACGAGCTCGCCCGATACGATCTCGTGGTTCTCGATCACGAATGGGCGCATCGTGTTCCGGAGTCGTACTTCGACGGGCTCCGGTCGCGGAATCCGCGTGTCCGTCTGCTCGCGTACATGAACCTCGTCGACCTTCCGGGAGCGCTGGGGTCGCCGGGATACTGGGCCGATCGGTACGCCCTGTGGCAGTTCGACGACCCGAACAGCAGCGCCTTCCCGGAGGAATGGCTCGCCACCACGGCATCGGGGGAGCCGGTCAGCGAATGGCCCCGGACGACGATGGCCAACCTCACCGACGTGGCGCCGCGGGTCGACGGCAGGATCTATGCGGAGTACGCCGCGGAGTGGGTCGCCGATCAGGTCTGGTCGACCGGGATCTGGGACGGTGTCCTTCTCGACGTCTGGGGGGATCGGATCTACTCGGCCGACGCGGATGCGTGGGACATCGACGGCGACGGTGTGGACGAACCGGATTCACAGATCTACGGCACCGACGGTCCGTGGGCGCGGGGACTCACCGTGGCGGAGCGGATCATGCGCGAGCGCATGCCCGACGCGATCATCGTCGCGAACGGCGATCGCAGCCCGGTCGACGGCCTGCTCGACGGGCGGGCCTGGGAGAGCTTCGCGGATCCGATGGTCGAGCGCGACCCGGGCATGGACCTCGACCGCTATCTCGAGACGAGTGCCGGCGGAGGACACCGATCGCCGGGAGTGTGGATGACGATCGACCGCCTGGGGACGGGCCGGAGTGTGGCCGACACCTATCGACGAGCGCGCTTCTTTCTCACGGCCACGCTCCTGGGAGACGGTTACTGGGCGCCGATGCTCCTGCACTACGGCAGTACCGCCTACTACGACGAGATGGACGGGGCGGGACTCGGCCCTGGTTATCTGGGCCTGCCCGTCTCCGAGGTCGGCCTGCAGGGCGACGCGGGACGGACCGTGCTCCGCCGGGACTTCGAGAACGGGATCGTCCTCGTGAACAGCGGGGACAATGCCGAACACGTGTACCTCGAGCGCCCCTACCGTCACCTGCAGGGGACGCAGGACCCGAGCGTCAACGACGGCAGCGTCACCGACGAGGTGGTGCTCGAACCGCTGGACGGCCTCATCCTCCTGCGGACGGACTGA
- a CDS encoding phenylacetate--CoA ligase family protein codes for MAPPKKLVAVQHRVRRMHPLAALMTRELGRIAAAGPDEIRAFQEGRLRAMTRWAAVASPLYRQWLRREKVDPREIRTLDDLRRLPVLRRNDLMDRPETFRAYPARAMWEAHSSGTSGRAVTVYRTPGSSVYEMRVLERQWSWFGLPRAPRRVTLGGSDFAADRPGNPTEIVPGARQLLVSSYRLTPDDLPTIVWDIRRFGPDAIDGWPSSICLLAELLYEQGERLPVRAVLTSSETMRSAQRALIREVFRGPIVDHYGQTERVAMAGTCEAGTMHIFPDYGIVELEPVPGVADRWEIIGTPLHNWGFPIFRYRTGDLVGPAPADGCACGRAFPTLGALDGRVEDAFTTADGRPLPLPSTVIDDVTGVREAQIAQLAPGRFEIRMVPGVGFDAERVEQQYRRNVERLFGPGQELRVVTLDAVPRTASGKLKTAVVEGGGDRAVPAAVAEAFAGYRLGPGE; via the coding sequence ATGGCACCTCCGAAGAAACTCGTCGCCGTCCAGCATCGCGTGCGGCGTATGCATCCACTCGCCGCCCTGATGACCCGTGAACTCGGCAGGATCGCAGCGGCGGGCCCCGACGAGATCCGCGCCTTCCAGGAAGGTCGGCTCCGTGCGATGACGCGATGGGCGGCCGTCGCCTCGCCGCTCTACCGGCAGTGGCTCCGCCGCGAGAAGGTGGACCCGCGTGAGATCCGCACCCTCGACGACCTGCGGCGCCTGCCCGTCCTCCGCCGCAACGACCTGATGGACCGTCCCGAGACGTTCCGGGCCTATCCCGCGCGCGCGATGTGGGAGGCCCATTCGAGCGGGACGTCGGGCCGGGCCGTCACCGTCTACCGGACCCCGGGCTCGTCGGTCTACGAGATGCGGGTGCTCGAGCGGCAGTGGAGTTGGTTCGGCCTGCCGCGTGCCCCTCGCCGGGTGACGCTGGGCGGCAGCGACTTCGCGGCCGACCGCCCCGGAAACCCGACCGAGATCGTCCCCGGCGCACGACAGCTGCTGGTGTCGAGTTACCGGCTCACCCCCGACGATCTGCCCACGATCGTGTGGGACATCCGCAGGTTCGGTCCCGACGCGATCGACGGCTGGCCGTCGAGCATCTGTCTGCTCGCGGAACTGCTGTACGAGCAGGGGGAGCGGCTCCCGGTCCGCGCCGTCCTCACATCCTCCGAGACGATGCGGTCCGCCCAGCGCGCCCTGATCCGCGAGGTCTTTCGAGGCCCGATCGTCGATCACTACGGTCAGACGGAGCGCGTCGCGATGGCGGGCACGTGCGAGGCGGGCACGATGCACATCTTCCCCGACTACGGCATCGTCGAACTCGAACCCGTCCCCGGTGTCGCGGACAGATGGGAGATCATCGGAACACCCTTGCACAACTGGGGTTTCCCGATCTTTCGTTACCGGACGGGTGATCTGGTCGGACCGGCACCGGCAGACGGGTGCGCGTGCGGCCGGGCGTTCCCCACCCTCGGAGCGCTCGACGGTCGGGTCGAGGACGCGTTCACCACGGCGGACGGCAGGCCGCTTCCGTTGCCGTCCACCGTGATCGACGACGTCACCGGTGTCCGCGAAGCGCAGATCGCGCAACTCGCACCCGGGCGGTTCGAGATCCGGATGGTTCCGGGCGTGGGCTTCGACGCCGAGCGTGTCGAGCAACAGTACAGACGCAATGTCGAGCGGTTGTTCGGCCCGGGGCAGGAACTCCGCGTGGTGACCCTGGATGCCGTGCCGCGCACCGCCTCCGGAAAACTCAAGACGGCCGTGGTGGAGGGCGGGGGAGACCGTGCCGTTCCGGCGGCCGTGGCCGAGGCCTTCGCCGGTTATCGCCTGGGTCCGGGAGAGTGA
- a CDS encoding alginate lyase family protein — protein MQRLTWYAHRLRAMEPAEIEWRVRRLVGQRLPSRSFTDAQLVGPDLDWRGTLDRFRATEGRPVLLGHEQAGGLAGTEIAAATLVAADRVLDHRFAYFGYPEAALGPEIDWNHDPIGGIDWPALPGHRIDHRTAAGDPKWIWELNRLQHLPWLAQAWLLTGDDRYAAEAFDQLDSWIAANPPGRGIAWRGAFEAGIRAISVAVALQGLRHSPRLTVARFRAVVCMLAESARRCWAERSLYSSANNHLIGELAGLVTVALLFPDLRPSPRWERDAVTALCAEADRQILPDGSGAEQAVGYQMFTAELLLLVAEMLRRRDGYAPVLLTNAITRSSRYLATVVGDHDPAPRYGDDDEGFALRLDASPVRTIRDHLGLVGAVLGTPDAIRAGTRSPAAGWLDAPTKATEDVPRGEPFGSFHAPDGGLVVLRSGRRRITMDVGPLGYLSIAAHGHADALAVTLSADGHELVGHPGVTSYYGHPDWRSAHRGTRAHPTASVDGLDQSVIGGAFLWRQHARVHTHSVDTAAGFVDAEHDGYLRLDEPVVHRRWLIAPPDRVTAVVVDLFTGAGHHEFRTAWPLHPSLDVRPAGCGHLALREDAPALQLAYAASSGEPIRSEIRGDTDTNLGWWSHRLESRVPAWLVGSVVHAQTPVALVTTLTPGGAGEPAVSGLAVALCDDAITVRWHDEDGAHLHTVLSSSDPPGHVRREDVADPVS, from the coding sequence GTGCAACGACTCACCTGGTACGCACATCGGCTCCGCGCGATGGAACCCGCCGAGATCGAATGGCGGGTCCGCCGCCTGGTCGGACAACGACTTCCGTCCCGATCGTTCACCGACGCGCAACTCGTCGGGCCCGACCTCGACTGGCGCGGCACCCTCGACCGTTTCCGTGCAACCGAAGGCCGTCCCGTCCTCCTCGGCCACGAACAGGCCGGCGGCCTCGCCGGAACCGAGATCGCCGCCGCCACGCTCGTCGCCGCGGATCGGGTTCTCGACCACCGCTTCGCCTACTTCGGCTATCCGGAGGCGGCACTCGGACCCGAGATCGACTGGAATCACGACCCCATCGGCGGGATCGACTGGCCGGCGCTGCCCGGTCACCGCATCGATCACCGCACTGCGGCCGGCGACCCGAAGTGGATCTGGGAACTGAACCGGCTGCAGCACCTTCCGTGGCTGGCGCAGGCCTGGCTCCTGACCGGCGACGATCGCTACGCCGCCGAGGCGTTCGACCAGCTGGACTCGTGGATCGCCGCCAATCCCCCCGGACGCGGCATCGCCTGGCGCGGAGCGTTCGAGGCGGGCATCCGCGCGATCTCGGTGGCCGTCGCGCTGCAGGGGCTGCGGCACAGTCCGCGTCTCACCGTCGCCCGCTTCCGCGCCGTCGTGTGCATGCTCGCGGAGAGCGCCCGCCGATGCTGGGCCGAACGCTCGTTGTACAGCTCGGCGAACAATCACCTCATCGGTGAACTCGCGGGCCTTGTCACCGTGGCGCTGCTGTTCCCCGATCTACGGCCCTCTCCGCGATGGGAGCGTGATGCCGTCACCGCGTTGTGCGCGGAGGCCGACCGGCAGATCCTGCCCGACGGCAGCGGTGCCGAACAGGCCGTGGGCTATCAGATGTTCACCGCCGAGCTACTGCTCCTCGTCGCCGAGATGCTCCGGCGACGTGACGGATACGCGCCCGTCCTGCTCACGAACGCGATCACGCGCAGTAGCCGGTATCTCGCGACGGTGGTCGGAGACCACGACCCGGCACCGCGCTACGGGGACGACGACGAAGGGTTCGCCCTGCGCCTCGACGCGTCGCCCGTGCGCACCATCCGCGATCATCTCGGTCTCGTGGGGGCCGTCCTCGGCACACCCGATGCGATACGGGCCGGCACTCGATCGCCGGCGGCCGGATGGCTGGACGCCCCTACGAAAGCCACCGAGGACGTGCCTCGTGGCGAACCCTTCGGCAGCTTCCACGCGCCCGACGGCGGCCTCGTGGTGCTGCGCTCCGGGCGACGCCGGATCACCATGGACGTCGGGCCCCTCGGGTACCTGTCGATCGCGGCGCACGGCCACGCCGACGCACTCGCGGTCACCCTGAGTGCCGACGGCCACGAACTCGTCGGACATCCGGGTGTGACGAGCTACTACGGCCATCCCGACTGGCGGTCCGCACATCGGGGCACGCGAGCCCACCCGACCGCCTCGGTGGACGGACTCGATCAATCCGTCATCGGCGGTGCCTTCCTCTGGCGGCAGCACGCACGGGTGCACACGCATTCCGTGGACACCGCAGCGGGCTTCGTGGACGCCGAGCACGACGGCTACCTCCGGCTCGACGAACCCGTCGTACACCGCAGGTGGCTCATCGCACCACCCGACCGTGTCACCGCGGTGGTGGTGGACCTGTTCACCGGTGCCGGCCACCACGAGTTCCGCACCGCCTGGCCGCTGCACCCCTCCCTCGACGTCCGACCCGCCGGGTGCGGCCATCTCGCCCTCCGGGAGGACGCACCCGCCCTGCAGCTCGCCTACGCCGCGTCCTCCGGAGAACCGATCCGCAGCGAGATCCGCGGCGACACCGACACGAATCTGGGCTGGTGGTCGCACCGGCTCGAATCCCGCGTCCCCGCATGGCTCGTCGGCAGTGTCGTGCACGCGCAGACCCCGGTCGCGCTGGTGACGACATTGACCCCGGGCGGCGCCGGAGAACCGGCGGTGTCGGGACTCGCCGTCGCCCTGTGCGACGACGCGATCACCGTCCGGTGGCACGACGAGGACGGCGCCCACCTCCACACCGTCCTGTCGAGCAGCGACCCGCCCGGACACGTGCGGCGCGAGGACGTCGCCGACCCCGTTTCCTGA
- a CDS encoding glycosyltransferase family A protein: protein MEPTFSFLTTAYRTEDYVAETIESVFAQKLDDWEHVIVDNGMSDDMARVVGRYLNDPRIILVRQENRGYAGGIAAAAKAARGRYLCVLDSDDHLMPGFCTRVGAVLDARPEIDAVAVDAHLFTDAEGLLPTGYMRSIGAGGNRRGRGRLSLLDVLGGEVPYYTAAIRREAWSAVNAYASGIEDVDESVIVWLRLADRFEVQMLPDRLARYRLRGDSDSRDEATVSTFERQLIRSFQAGAALATTPEEQEALDETVRRLRYDQALRRARSAFLRNDLPAARIAARDAFTHRRSLRAAVALASVTVAPGPVRLLYPAKQRLTSAAGRVAVRLNAPV from the coding sequence ATGGAACCGACCTTCAGCTTCCTCACCACCGCCTACCGCACCGAGGACTACGTCGCCGAGACGATCGAATCCGTCTTCGCGCAGAAACTGGACGACTGGGAACACGTGATCGTCGACAACGGCATGTCGGACGACATGGCCCGCGTGGTCGGGCGGTATCTGAACGACCCGCGAATTATCCTGGTGCGCCAGGAGAATCGCGGCTACGCGGGCGGGATCGCCGCGGCGGCGAAGGCGGCACGCGGACGATACCTGTGCGTCCTCGACAGCGACGACCACCTGATGCCGGGCTTCTGCACGCGGGTCGGTGCCGTGCTCGACGCCCGGCCGGAGATCGACGCCGTCGCGGTGGACGCCCACCTGTTCACCGATGCCGAGGGACTGCTGCCCACCGGGTACATGCGGTCGATCGGGGCCGGCGGGAACCGCCGGGGGCGCGGACGCCTCTCCCTGCTCGACGTCCTCGGCGGCGAGGTCCCCTACTACACGGCGGCGATCCGCCGCGAGGCGTGGTCCGCGGTGAACGCCTACGCGTCGGGCATCGAGGACGTCGACGAATCGGTGATCGTCTGGCTCCGCCTCGCCGACCGTTTCGAGGTGCAGATGCTGCCCGACCGGCTCGCCCGGTACCGCTTGCGCGGCGACTCGGATTCGCGGGACGAGGCCACCGTCTCGACCTTCGAACGGCAGCTGATCCGGTCGTTCCAGGCGGGCGCGGCGTTGGCGACGACCCCGGAGGAGCAGGAGGCCCTGGACGAGACGGTGCGTCGGCTCCGCTACGACCAGGCACTGCGTCGGGCCCGGTCCGCCTTCCTCCGCAACGATCTGCCCGCCGCCCGGATCGCGGCCCGTGACGCCTTCACCCACCGGCGTTCCCTGCGTGCCGCGGTTGCGCTCGCGTCCGTCACGGTGGCTCCCGGCCCGGTCCGGCTGTTGTACCCGGCGAAACAACGACTGACGAGCGCGGCCGGGCGGGTGGCCGTCCGTCTGAACGCGCCGGTCTGA
- a CDS encoding dTDP-4-dehydrorhamnose 3,5-epimerase family protein has protein sequence MRIDITDLAGVLVLHPEPFRDDRGLFTRTFDATEFDAYLRSRPDSPAVRACDFVQDSQSRSVRGVVRGMHGRSGDGEAKLVRCAHGAIHDVLVDIRPGSPTFGRSQAFLLDDVEFAHLFVPPGFLHGFQALADVTDVCYRIDRPHDPREDLAVAHDDADLGIVWPLPVTTISARDAAAGSWKDLLAGLTSSENPADVLW, from the coding sequence ATGCGTATCGACATCACCGACCTGGCCGGTGTTCTCGTTCTCCACCCCGAACCGTTCCGTGACGATCGAGGCCTGTTCACCCGCACCTTCGACGCGACCGAATTCGACGCCTACCTCCGGAGCCGTCCGGATTCGCCGGCCGTCCGGGCATGCGACTTCGTGCAGGACTCGCAGTCCCGCTCGGTCCGGGGCGTCGTACGTGGCATGCACGGTCGCTCCGGGGACGGGGAGGCGAAACTGGTGCGCTGTGCACATGGAGCGATCCACGACGTGCTGGTCGACATCCGTCCCGGATCGCCCACTTTCGGCCGCTCACAGGCATTCCTGCTCGACGACGTCGAGTTCGCCCACCTGTTCGTCCCGCCGGGATTCCTGCACGGTTTCCAGGCGCTGGCCGACGTCACCGACGTCTGTTACCGCATCGACCGCCCGCACGATCCGCGTGAGGATCTCGCGGTGGCACACGACGATGCGGATCTCGGCATCGTCTGGCCACTGCCGGTGACGACGATCAGCGCACGTGACGCCGCTGCCGGCAGCTGGAAGGACCTGTTGGCCGGGCTCACCTCCTCGGAGAACCCGGCCGACGTGTTGTGGTGA
- a CDS encoding PIG-L deacetylase family protein: protein MPRNVREVALFGAHCDDIAMGVGGTLLTLSAACPNLRVRAFVLSGGDTPREIEENHALRAMCPGADVMVRVLDIPDGRAPGYWEGIKIALQSFRYHTEPDVVFAPQRADAHQDHRLLAEMVPTVFRDHLVLGYEILKWEADTPATAVYHPLTRDVAAEKARVLLKHYPSQTDHDWFDEESFLGLSRLRGVQCRYPHAEAFVLEKAVVRFGGQGA from the coding sequence ATGCCGCGCAACGTCCGCGAGGTCGCGCTGTTCGGCGCCCACTGCGACGACATCGCCATGGGGGTCGGCGGAACACTGCTGACCCTGTCGGCGGCGTGCCCGAACCTGCGGGTGCGTGCCTTCGTCCTCTCCGGCGGCGACACCCCGCGCGAGATCGAGGAGAACCACGCGCTGCGGGCCATGTGCCCCGGAGCGGACGTGATGGTCCGCGTACTGGACATCCCGGACGGGCGTGCCCCGGGGTACTGGGAGGGAATCAAGATTGCACTCCAGTCCTTCCGCTACCACACCGAACCCGACGTGGTGTTCGCTCCGCAGCGCGCCGACGCGCATCAGGACCATCGGTTGCTCGCCGAGATGGTGCCGACGGTCTTCCGCGACCACCTGGTCCTGGGCTACGAGATCCTCAAGTGGGAGGCGGACACGCCGGCCACCGCCGTGTACCACCCGCTCACCAGGGATGTCGCGGCGGAGAAGGCGCGTGTGCTGCTCAAGCACTATCCGTCGCAGACCGATCACGACTGGTTCGACGAGGAGTCGTTCCTGGGCCTGTCCCGTCTCCGCGGGGTGCAGTGCCGGTACCCGCACGCCGAGGCGTTCGTCCTGGAGAAGGCGGTCGTCCGGTTCGGCGGGCAGGGCGCCTGA
- a CDS encoding WecB/TagA/CpsF family glycosyltransferase — translation MTANPTTDVPTATTLFGMPLDAVTMDEAVARCRDALERREPMTVGVVNAAKTVRLRKDTALRESLLECDILLADGQAVVWAGNLLGYPLPERVAGIDLFTSLLATADAEHRSVYLLGAEQSVLDALVDVLTTKYPGLRIAGAHHGYFDESEEVAIARAIRESRADMLFLGMPSPRKENFLRRWEDVLDVPIRHGVGGSFDVLAGITKRAPERWQRAGMEWAYRLLQEPRRMWRRYLTTNTAFLILLARERFRTTPPYPRPEKLPTPRKHHG, via the coding sequence ATGACCGCGAACCCCACCACCGACGTCCCCACGGCGACGACCCTGTTCGGGATGCCGCTCGACGCCGTCACGATGGACGAGGCCGTGGCGCGATGCCGCGACGCCCTCGAACGCCGAGAACCGATGACCGTCGGAGTCGTCAACGCCGCGAAGACCGTTCGTCTCCGCAAGGACACGGCCCTGCGCGAATCCCTGCTCGAGTGCGACATACTCCTCGCCGACGGGCAGGCGGTCGTGTGGGCGGGCAACCTCCTGGGATATCCGCTACCCGAACGCGTCGCCGGAATCGACCTGTTCACCTCGCTCCTCGCGACGGCCGACGCCGAACACCGCTCCGTCTATCTGCTCGGCGCGGAGCAGTCGGTGCTCGACGCCCTCGTCGACGTCCTCACCACGAAGTACCCCGGACTCCGGATCGCCGGCGCCCACCACGGTTACTTCGACGAATCGGAGGAGGTGGCGATCGCCCGGGCCATCCGCGAATCCCGGGCGGACATGCTGTTCCTCGGCATGCCCTCTCCTCGCAAGGAGAACTTCCTGCGGCGCTGGGAGGACGTGTTGGACGTCCCGATCCGTCACGGTGTGGGTGGCTCGTTCGACGTTCTCGCCGGGATCACCAAGCGCGCACCCGAGCGGTGGCAACGCGCCGGCATGGAGTGGGCCTACCGCCTCCTACAGGAACCGCGCCGGATGTGGCGGCGCTATCTCACCACCAACACCGCCTTCCTGATCCTGCTCGCCCGCGAGCGTTTCCGCACCACCCCGCCCTATCCGCGTCCCGAGAAACTCCCGACCCCGAGGAAGCATCATGGCTGA